A single region of the Malus sylvestris chromosome 8, drMalSylv7.2, whole genome shotgun sequence genome encodes:
- the LOC126632961 gene encoding ubiquitin carboxyl-terminal hydrolase 18-like isoform X1: protein MHVAGVSLDLNWFLHFIFTVFIIAFCLLHLVKNTASKYFEVDASFEGGGDGGDRTPMPGAFMEDPVCAVCGNSGSRRCSRCKAVRYCSTKCQEKHWKSGHKTECKDFQLSGRVNSAQNTLGNRRFKTSGAGGKTSPGLALVPARGISRPIKMPKEILFPYEEFVELFNWDKPGFPPCGLLNCGNSCFANVVLQCLSSTRPLVAYLLEKGHRRECIREDWCFLCELEIHLQKASQSLQSFSPTNIISRLPNIGGNLGYGRQEDAHELMRFAIDTMQSLCLDEFGGEKAVCPSSQETTLIQHIFGGQLQSQVICTNCKNISNQYENMMDLTVEIHGDASSLEECLDQFTIKEWLHGENMYKCDGCNDYVKAWKRLTVKRAPNILTIALKRFQSGRFGKINKRVTFPETLDLNPYMSEAGDGTNIYKLYAVVVHIDMLNASFFGHYICYTKDFSGNWYRIDDCKVTTVNLEEVLSQGAYMLLYSRVQPRASCLRTLERPKKKEEMMNVEVEACQKEQLGCSTAESADPTHCSGSVPSDTTLLPQIPSSVTESAAVIDAEVVLEHSDNVDRRLKSPPTVSKEVCIVENGAVNSPSCPSVSREISICKDPAGELDLDTVRGDSTPAPDGMDMSNGDSCQAILDDVSARCEKDLSSSGREAENGVSQDMDIDHCESSSSPAEDIQICRSNGPTTRANGNGSPVVNSGFLNGNGIHRTKKSR from the exons ATGCATGTCGCGGGAGTGAGCTTGGATCTGAATTGGTTCCTGCACTTCATATTTACAGTTTTTATAATCGCCTTCTGTTTGCTGCACCTGGTGAAGAACACGGCGTCGAAGTACTTTGAGGTCGACGCCAGCTTCGAGGGAGGAGGTGACGGGGGTGATCGGACCCCAATGCCTGGCGCGTTCATGGAGGATCCTGTTTGTGCTGTCTGTGGGAATTCGGGTTCCAGGAGGTGCTCTCGCTGCAAGGCTGTTAGATACTG CTCAACGAAATGCCAAGAAAAGCATTGGAAGTCAGGGCATAAGACAGAATGCAAGGACTTTCAACTATCTGGCAGAGTGAATTCAGCTCAGAACACATTGGGTAATCGGAGATTTAAAACTTCTGGTGCTGGAGGAAAAACTTCCCCTGGACTTGCACTTGTTCCTGCTCGTGGAATCTCTAGGCCTATCAAGATGCCTAAAGAG ATTCTTTTTCCCTATGAAGAATTTGTTGAACTTTTCAATTGGGACAAGCCAGGGTTTCCTCCTTGCGGACTCTTAAATTGTGGAAACAG TTGCTTTGCCAATGTGGTTCTACAGTGTCTTTCATCCACTCGACCGCTTGTTGCCTACTTGTTAGAGAAGGGCCATCGGAGAGAAT gCATACGTGAAGACTGGTGCTTCCTGTGTGAACTCGAAATCCATCTTCAAAAAGCTAGCCAAAGTTTGCAGTCCTTTTCACCAACCAACATTATCTCTAGATTACCAAATATTGGTGGTAATCTTGGCTACGGGAGGCAGGAGGATGCTCATGAACTCATGAG gtttgcCATTGATACAATGCAGTCGTTGTGTCTTGATGAGTTTGGTGGAGAGAAAGCTGTGTGTCCAAGCTCTCAAGAGACAACGTTAATTCAACATATATTTGGTGGCCAGCTACAGTCTCAG GTGATTTGTACAAATTGCAAGAATATATCAAATCAATATGAAAatatgatggatttaactgttGAAATTCACGGGGATGCTTCATCATTAGAGGAATGTCTAGATCAATTCACCATCAAGGAGTGGCTTCATGGAGAAAATATGTATAAATGCGATGG GTGCAATGACTATGTCAAGGCTTGGAAGCGTCTTACCGTTAAACGCGCTCCAAATATTCTCACAATTGCCTTGAAAAGATTTCAG AGTGGACGGTTTGGGAAAATTAACAAGAGAGTAACATTTCCGGAAACATTAGATCTTAACCCCTACATGAGTGAAGCGGGAGATGGTACCAATATTTACAAGCTGTATGCCGTTGTTGTCCATATTGATATGCTGAATGCTTCATTTTTCGGACACTATATCTGTTATACCAAGGATTTCAGTGGAAACTGGTACAGAATCGACGACTGTAAG GTTACGACCGTAAATTTGGAAGAGGTACTTTCCCAGGGAGCATATATGCTACTATATAGCAG GGTTCAGCCACGAGCATCATGTCTAAGGACCCTCGAACGCCcgaagaaaaaggaggaaatgATGAATGTTGAAGTAGAGGCTTGCCAAAAGGAACAACTTGGATGTTCCACTGCTGAGTCTGCAGATCCTACCCACTGTTCTGGCTCTGTGCCATCTGACACTACATTGCTGCCACAGATTCCAAGCTCTGTAACAGAATCGGCTGCTGTAATTGACGCTGAGGTTGTCCTAGAACACTCTGATAATGTGGATCGCAGGCTTAAATCACCGCCAACTGTTTCAAAAGAGGTTTGCATAGTTGAAAATGGTGCGGTTAATTCCCCGTCTTGTCCATCTGTTTCAAGGGAGATTTCTATATGCAAGGACCCTGCTGGTGAGTTGGATTTGGATACCGTAAGAGGTGATTCAACTCCAGCTCCAGATGGTATGGATATGTCTAATGGTGACTCATGTCAGGCTATTCTGGACGATGTATCAGCACGCTGCGAGAAGGATCTCTCTTCTTCAGGTCGTGAAGCTGAAAATGGCGTTTCCCAAGATATGGATATCGATCATTGTGAGTCAAGTTCATCCCCTGCAGAGGACATTCAAATTTGCCGGAGCAATGGGCCAACAACTCGAGCAAATGGGAATGGTTCTCCGGTTGTGAATTCTGGTTTTCTGAACGGGAACGGAATCCACAGAACAAAAAAAAGTAGATGA
- the LOC126632961 gene encoding ubiquitin carboxyl-terminal hydrolase 18-like isoform X3, whose amino-acid sequence MPKEILFPYEEFVELFNWDKPGFPPCGLLNCGNSCFANVVLQCLSSTRPLVAYLLEKGHRRECIREDWCFLCELEIHLQKASQSLQSFSPTNIISRLPNIGGNLGYGRQEDAHELMRFAIDTMQSLCLDEFGGEKAVCPSSQETTLIQHIFGGQLQSQVICTNCKNISNQYENMMDLTVEIHGDASSLEECLDQFTIKEWLHGENMYKCDGCNDYVKAWKRLTVKRAPNILTIALKRFQSGRFGKINKRVTFPETLDLNPYMSEAGDGTNIYKLYAVVVHIDMLNASFFGHYICYTKDFSGNWYRIDDCKVTTVNLEEVLSQGAYMLLYSRVQPRASCLRTLERPKKKEEMMNVEVEACQKEQLGCSTAESADPTHCSGSVPSDTTLLPQIPSSVTESAAVIDAEVVLEHSDNVDRRLKSPPTVSKEVCIVENGAVNSPSCPSVSREISICKDPAGELDLDTVRGDSTPAPDGMDMSNGDSCQAILDDVSARCEKDLSSSGREAENGVSQDMDIDHCESSSSPAEDIQICRSNGPTTRANGNGSPVVNSGFLNGNGIHRTKKSR is encoded by the exons ATGCCTAAAGAG ATTCTTTTTCCCTATGAAGAATTTGTTGAACTTTTCAATTGGGACAAGCCAGGGTTTCCTCCTTGCGGACTCTTAAATTGTGGAAACAG TTGCTTTGCCAATGTGGTTCTACAGTGTCTTTCATCCACTCGACCGCTTGTTGCCTACTTGTTAGAGAAGGGCCATCGGAGAGAAT gCATACGTGAAGACTGGTGCTTCCTGTGTGAACTCGAAATCCATCTTCAAAAAGCTAGCCAAAGTTTGCAGTCCTTTTCACCAACCAACATTATCTCTAGATTACCAAATATTGGTGGTAATCTTGGCTACGGGAGGCAGGAGGATGCTCATGAACTCATGAG gtttgcCATTGATACAATGCAGTCGTTGTGTCTTGATGAGTTTGGTGGAGAGAAAGCTGTGTGTCCAAGCTCTCAAGAGACAACGTTAATTCAACATATATTTGGTGGCCAGCTACAGTCTCAG GTGATTTGTACAAATTGCAAGAATATATCAAATCAATATGAAAatatgatggatttaactgttGAAATTCACGGGGATGCTTCATCATTAGAGGAATGTCTAGATCAATTCACCATCAAGGAGTGGCTTCATGGAGAAAATATGTATAAATGCGATGG GTGCAATGACTATGTCAAGGCTTGGAAGCGTCTTACCGTTAAACGCGCTCCAAATATTCTCACAATTGCCTTGAAAAGATTTCAG AGTGGACGGTTTGGGAAAATTAACAAGAGAGTAACATTTCCGGAAACATTAGATCTTAACCCCTACATGAGTGAAGCGGGAGATGGTACCAATATTTACAAGCTGTATGCCGTTGTTGTCCATATTGATATGCTGAATGCTTCATTTTTCGGACACTATATCTGTTATACCAAGGATTTCAGTGGAAACTGGTACAGAATCGACGACTGTAAG GTTACGACCGTAAATTTGGAAGAGGTACTTTCCCAGGGAGCATATATGCTACTATATAGCAG GGTTCAGCCACGAGCATCATGTCTAAGGACCCTCGAACGCCcgaagaaaaaggaggaaatgATGAATGTTGAAGTAGAGGCTTGCCAAAAGGAACAACTTGGATGTTCCACTGCTGAGTCTGCAGATCCTACCCACTGTTCTGGCTCTGTGCCATCTGACACTACATTGCTGCCACAGATTCCAAGCTCTGTAACAGAATCGGCTGCTGTAATTGACGCTGAGGTTGTCCTAGAACACTCTGATAATGTGGATCGCAGGCTTAAATCACCGCCAACTGTTTCAAAAGAGGTTTGCATAGTTGAAAATGGTGCGGTTAATTCCCCGTCTTGTCCATCTGTTTCAAGGGAGATTTCTATATGCAAGGACCCTGCTGGTGAGTTGGATTTGGATACCGTAAGAGGTGATTCAACTCCAGCTCCAGATGGTATGGATATGTCTAATGGTGACTCATGTCAGGCTATTCTGGACGATGTATCAGCACGCTGCGAGAAGGATCTCTCTTCTTCAGGTCGTGAAGCTGAAAATGGCGTTTCCCAAGATATGGATATCGATCATTGTGAGTCAAGTTCATCCCCTGCAGAGGACATTCAAATTTGCCGGAGCAATGGGCCAACAACTCGAGCAAATGGGAATGGTTCTCCGGTTGTGAATTCTGGTTTTCTGAACGGGAACGGAATCCACAGAACAAAAAAAAGTAGATGA
- the LOC126632961 gene encoding ubiquitin carboxyl-terminal hydrolase 18-like isoform X2, which produces MHVAGVSLDLNWFLHFIFTVFIIAFCLLHLVKNTASKYFEVDASFEGGGDGGDRTPMPGAFMEDPVCAVCGNSGSRRCSRCKAVRYCSTKCQEKHWKSGHKTECKDFQLSGRVNSAQNTLGNRRFKTSGAGGKTSPGLALVPARGISRPIKMPKEILFPYEEFVELFNWDKPGFPPCGLLNCGNSCFANVVLQCLSSTRPLVAYLLEKGHRRECIREDWCFLCELEIHLQKASQSLQSFSPTNIISRLPNIGGNLGYGRQEDAHELMRFAIDTMQSLCLDEFGGEKAVCPSSQETTLIQHIFGGQLQSQVICTNCKNISNQYENMMDLTVEIHGDASSLEECLDQFTIKEWLHGENMYKCDGCNDYVKAWKRLTVKRAPNILTIALKRFQSGRFGKINKRVTFPETLDLNPYMSEAGDGTNIYKLYAVVVHIDMLNASFFGHYICYTKDFSGNWYRIDDCKVTTVNLEEVLSQGAYMLLYSRVQPRASCLRTLERPKKKEEMMNVEVEACQKEQLGCSTAESADPTHCSGSVPSDTTLLPQIPSSVTESAAVIDAEVVLEHSDNVDRRLKSPPTVSKEVCIVENGAVNSPSCPSVSREISICKDPAGYSGRCISTLREGSLFFRS; this is translated from the exons ATGCATGTCGCGGGAGTGAGCTTGGATCTGAATTGGTTCCTGCACTTCATATTTACAGTTTTTATAATCGCCTTCTGTTTGCTGCACCTGGTGAAGAACACGGCGTCGAAGTACTTTGAGGTCGACGCCAGCTTCGAGGGAGGAGGTGACGGGGGTGATCGGACCCCAATGCCTGGCGCGTTCATGGAGGATCCTGTTTGTGCTGTCTGTGGGAATTCGGGTTCCAGGAGGTGCTCTCGCTGCAAGGCTGTTAGATACTG CTCAACGAAATGCCAAGAAAAGCATTGGAAGTCAGGGCATAAGACAGAATGCAAGGACTTTCAACTATCTGGCAGAGTGAATTCAGCTCAGAACACATTGGGTAATCGGAGATTTAAAACTTCTGGTGCTGGAGGAAAAACTTCCCCTGGACTTGCACTTGTTCCTGCTCGTGGAATCTCTAGGCCTATCAAGATGCCTAAAGAG ATTCTTTTTCCCTATGAAGAATTTGTTGAACTTTTCAATTGGGACAAGCCAGGGTTTCCTCCTTGCGGACTCTTAAATTGTGGAAACAG TTGCTTTGCCAATGTGGTTCTACAGTGTCTTTCATCCACTCGACCGCTTGTTGCCTACTTGTTAGAGAAGGGCCATCGGAGAGAAT gCATACGTGAAGACTGGTGCTTCCTGTGTGAACTCGAAATCCATCTTCAAAAAGCTAGCCAAAGTTTGCAGTCCTTTTCACCAACCAACATTATCTCTAGATTACCAAATATTGGTGGTAATCTTGGCTACGGGAGGCAGGAGGATGCTCATGAACTCATGAG gtttgcCATTGATACAATGCAGTCGTTGTGTCTTGATGAGTTTGGTGGAGAGAAAGCTGTGTGTCCAAGCTCTCAAGAGACAACGTTAATTCAACATATATTTGGTGGCCAGCTACAGTCTCAG GTGATTTGTACAAATTGCAAGAATATATCAAATCAATATGAAAatatgatggatttaactgttGAAATTCACGGGGATGCTTCATCATTAGAGGAATGTCTAGATCAATTCACCATCAAGGAGTGGCTTCATGGAGAAAATATGTATAAATGCGATGG GTGCAATGACTATGTCAAGGCTTGGAAGCGTCTTACCGTTAAACGCGCTCCAAATATTCTCACAATTGCCTTGAAAAGATTTCAG AGTGGACGGTTTGGGAAAATTAACAAGAGAGTAACATTTCCGGAAACATTAGATCTTAACCCCTACATGAGTGAAGCGGGAGATGGTACCAATATTTACAAGCTGTATGCCGTTGTTGTCCATATTGATATGCTGAATGCTTCATTTTTCGGACACTATATCTGTTATACCAAGGATTTCAGTGGAAACTGGTACAGAATCGACGACTGTAAG GTTACGACCGTAAATTTGGAAGAGGTACTTTCCCAGGGAGCATATATGCTACTATATAGCAG GGTTCAGCCACGAGCATCATGTCTAAGGACCCTCGAACGCCcgaagaaaaaggaggaaatgATGAATGTTGAAGTAGAGGCTTGCCAAAAGGAACAACTTGGATGTTCCACTGCTGAGTCTGCAGATCCTACCCACTGTTCTGGCTCTGTGCCATCTGACACTACATTGCTGCCACAGATTCCAAGCTCTGTAACAGAATCGGCTGCTGTAATTGACGCTGAGGTTGTCCTAGAACACTCTGATAATGTGGATCGCAGGCTTAAATCACCGCCAACTGTTTCAAAAGAGGTTTGCATAGTTGAAAATGGTGCGGTTAATTCCCCGTCTTGTCCATCTGTTTCAAGGGAGATTTCTATATGCAAGGACCCTGCTG GCTATTCTGGACGATGTATCAGCACGCTGCGAGAAGGATCTCTCTTCTTCAGGTCGTGA